In the genome of Streptomyces sp. 846.5, the window GAGTGACCACCGGTGGCCGGTCGATCACTGCTCGGTGCGGAGTTAACCACGGACCGGCTGGGAACGCAACCAATTGACAACGGCATGTGCATCGTTCCGGCCGCTGCCGGGAGCCGCCGGATCCGACGGACTCAGCGGATGGCGAAGCCCAGGTAGCCGCCCTCCGGGCTGCCCCATATTTCGGTCACCCCGTCGACCCTGCCGGGCGTGTCGCCGTGCCGGAGCAGTTCCAGCAGTCGCCCGCAGTCCTCCCGGCTGCCCTCGGCCACCACCTGGACCCGGCCGTCGCCCAGGTTGGAGGCGTATCCGAGGAGGCCGATCTCCAGCGCCCGGGACCTGGTCCACCAGCGGAACCCGACCTGCTGAACGGCGCCGCGCACCCACGCGGTCATCCGGACATCCTCACTCATATGCGGCATTCTCCCATCGCCGTCTACGCGCACTTCCCACGCGACGCACCCCTATGCTCTACGCTCCCCATCATCACCCGTTCGGGTGAGCAGCAACGCGAGTCCAGTTACCGGTCGGGGGGCCGAGGAAGAGGGACGGCACCTGACATGCCCCGTCACGCGCAGGGATCTCAGACGCAAGACCCCGAGCCGGCTTCGCATTCGCACCGGCGCGGTTCGCACGGGGCGACGTCACACCGCAGGGCCGCACCGTCAGCGCCGTCGCGGCCCTCACGCAGACGGCAGCAGCAGCGCAGCCGGATGCCGCGCAGCCTGCTGGCCGTCACCGCCACCGCGCTGGCCGTGGGGGCGGGCGGGATGTTCAGCGGAGTACTGCCGCTGCCGCCGGGGATGACCGCAAGCCTGGTGGTAGCCGGGGATCCGGCCAGTGCCAAGCCGGTGGCCACCATCGGGACGGCCCGGACCCCGAAACCGGCCGGCAGCACCTTCCGGGCTTCTGGCGGGACCAGCACCCGGGACACGGCACGACCGTCGCTCGCGCCGAGCACCGGCGCCCCCTCGGCGAGCGCGTCCGCCACGGCGTCGACCTCCCCCAGTGCCTCGGCCTCCGCGAGCGCCACCGCGTCGGCGACGCCGTCGGCTTCCGCGAGCGCCGCGTCGGCCAGCGCCTCGGCCTCGGTCCCCGTGACCACAGCCACCGGTGGCGCGACCACGGCCATGACCGCGGCCGAGGACCAGGTCCTGGCCCTGGTCAACGTCCAGCGCGTGGCCAACGGCTGTGCCGCGCTCAGCTACTCGGGGCCGCTCACCGTGCTGGCCCAGAACTTCAGCGCCGAGATGGCCACCCTCAAGTTCTTCGACCACACCGACCCGCACGGCAAGACGCCCTGGGACCGGGCCAATGGTCTGGGCATCTCCAACCTCGGCGGCGAGAACATAGCCATGGGCCAGCAGACCCCGG includes:
- a CDS encoding CAP domain-containing protein, with the translated sequence MTTATGGATTAMTAAEDQVLALVNVQRVANGCAALSYSGPLTVLAQNFSAEMATLKFFDHTDPHGKTPWDRANGLGISNLGGENIAMGQQTPEDVMAAWMKSPGHRANILDCAYHSLGVGVYYASSGGPWWTQDFGF
- a CDS encoding acylphosphatase; its protein translation is MSEDVRMTAWVRGAVQQVGFRWWTRSRALEIGLLGYASNLGDGRVQVVAEGSREDCGRLLELLRHGDTPGRVDGVTEIWGSPEGGYLGFAIR